In Vibrio quintilis, the DNA window TAAGAGTGAAGAGGTGACAGATGCTCTGCTATCTGACATTTTAATTACGATAGATAAACTTCAATCTAAAGCATCGCCGTTAGTTACTGGTCTGATTGAGCAGATGGAAGAAGAAGCGTTAAGTCAAATCAAGCAAGCTTTAGAGAAAAGAAAGAACAAACGTAAACAAACTAAATCTATCTCTCTCACTAATGCTCAGCAGACAAGAATTGCTGAAACTGCTTCAGAGGAAGTTTGGCAGCAATTACTCTCTGAACAGAATGGTGTTGGTATCTTGCCTAGTGTATGGCAAGAGAGGCTAGCAATATGGGCTCAATTAGAAGAGGTATTTACTGAACTTGGGTTGATCACAGGTTTAGGCTTTGACTTATCAAAAGGCGTTTTCCAAAGCCATGGTTGGCTCGATCTTGTTCGGTTAAACAAGCTTGTCAAAAAGCTGCCCAAGTTGCAGGATTTGATTCGAGATTTAGGGCGTGATGAGCAAGCAGAAGGTTCAGTACTTGAAGAAATTGTAATCAAAATGAGTGTCGCTTCTCGACATGAAAAATATGTGGTCACACCGCTTGTACCAATGGAGACCAAAGGCATTACGCGGTCAGATTCGGTTTCTAGAATGTTGCCCCAAGAAGCCTCACTGTTAACCAATCCAATACTCAAAAAGCTCTGGCACGCCAAGCGAGCTGAACATGCGCTGCTTTCTTACTCAGTGGAAGGGACTGAGGTTCTGGTAGTAGAAGAACAGCTAGAAAAAGAGTCTGTTGGTGAAAAGCAGGGCAATAAAAGTAATAAGAATCGAGGCCCGATGGTGATTTGCTTGGATACTTCAGGCTCCATGAAAGGGTTACCTGAAAACATCGCTAAAGCGACTGTTTTGGAATGTTTGAAAGTGGCCTATAAAGAAAAGCGGTGTTGCTACGTTTATCTCTTTGGAAGTAAGGATGAGGTTAGTGAACTAGACCTAACGCTCGATGCGTCAGGGTTTAATGACTTACTTCACTTCTTGACGATGTCATTTGGGGGAGGCACCGATGCTGAAGGGCCTCTCAACAAAGCGCTGGAAAAATGTGACTCAGAAGCGTGGAATAAAGCTGATATCTTGTTAGTCAGTGATGGTGAGTTTCCAGTGTCTTCAGGGTTAAGTCGGAAAATTAACAATCGAAGAGAGAAGCAGGGACTACAAGTCCACGGTATTCAAATCGGGAATTCTGACTACACATCGATGAATAAAATTTGTGACCCAATGCATTACTTTTCGGCGTGGATTGATTTAAACCATTAGTCGTTTGTTGGCTGTCTGCACTCAGTGCTATTAGCAAGCAGAGTCACTTGCTTCTTGAAGCAACTCAATTTTATAGAAGCTAGTTATCATGATTTAAGTCTAAATATGGTAAATTCCACTTCATGCATATTTTCATGATAACCAGGACAAAGGATGTCAGAAGCGAAAGCCAATTTTGAGTACGCGATATCAGACGCAGAGCAATTGCTAGAGTGTTACGATCAGTTAAACGGGTGCAACTCTAAATCTCAACCTCCAGAGGTACTCAAGAGAGCGACATTAATTATGACTCTCACGGCTTGGGAAACCTATGTCGAAGATATAGCAAAAGAGCTTGTTGATGCGAAGTATGGCGTAGTAAAGGGTTCTCAACTTGGGAGGATTGTTGAGAATCGGCTGGAAGAGCATCTTAAGTATTTTAACAACCCAGGTTCGAAAAAGACCAAAGCACTATTTGATGAGTTCTTTGGTATTGATGTCACCGAAGCTTGGGTTTGGAATAATGTTCCAACCGCTGATGAAGCTAGAACACAACTCAACAAATGGTTAAAAAAACGAGGAGAGGCAGTCCACCGCGCTCAAACGGATTTAACTGAAGCGCACATCGTTAAGCGTGAGGAGTTAGACAAGTGCATTGTAAGCGCTCAATACTCGACACCATTGAACCCAACAACCCGGGGATTTAACCTCTGGCGATATTCCACGGAAGAAGAGATTCAACCTGTTCAACAGTTTCCGCATAGGGCAGTTTGCTCAGGACAGTATGAAGATAATCATATGGCTCCAGACCATTCAACTTTGCCGTTTCCACCAGGCTGTAGCAGACCGCACTGGCCTTCGCGCCCTGTGAGCTGTCGGCGAACAACCAGGCTTTACGTCCAATCACGAACGGGCGGATGGCATTTTCCGCTAAGATATTGCTGATTCGCAACGTTCCGTCAGTGCAGTAAACCACAAGCTTCGGCCACTGATTGAGCATATAGTTGATAGCTTTTCCGGTCAGGCTGTCTTTCGGCATTTTTCCGGTATATTTTTCAAGGAAGGCTTTGAGTTTTTCCAGTACCGGTACGCTGTGTTGCTGACGGTAAGCGACCACCTGCGCCGGCGTATACTCTGTCTTTTCTTTCAGGTCACTGATTTGTCTTTCAATATGATAGAGCTTGTTGATATAGCTGAGCGCCCTGTCCGCCTGACTGACCTTCGCTTTCTTTCCCTTCGGCTGCGCTGCCTGAGCTTCGGTAAATTTACGCCGGGCATGGTCCATACAGCCGACAGCGGTCAGCCCGTATTTCTCACAGGCAGCATGGTACCCCGCATAACCATCGGTGTGCAGGTAGCCTTTAAATCCTTCAAGTAATTCAACCGGAACGTTTCCGCCACGGGAAGGCGCATAATGGAACAGCACACTGCGTTTATCCGGCGGACCACCCAGTGACACCCACATATATTTATCAGAGGTTGCTGCCTTACCCGGCTCTTTCAGTACCTGAACCGGGGTTTCATCCATATTGATAAGATGCCCGGCATTCTGATAATCCCGCAGCAGGTTTACCAGTGGTTGAAGCACCTGCGCGGATTTCATCACATAATTTGCCAGCGTGGCTCTGGAGATATCCCCGCCATAACGGCTGAGCATCTTTTCAATCCGGTAAAGGGGCAGACCATCGACATATTTGGCTGTGAGCACATGGGCAATCAGCCCCACACTGCCCAGTGACCCCGGCAGCGGATGTTTGGGGTGTGCGGCCGTGATGATGTGCTGCCCTTCACCGGTTGAGAACACCGCTTTTTCCTGCATATATTCCAGTACACGAACTTTGGCTGGCACGATGTCCAGCTCTTCTTTCACTTTGGCGAAGAAGGTGCTTTTGGCGCCCATTTTTTCTTCGTCAGTCAGGTACAGGAAGATTTGCTCGCGGGGTAAATCAGCTGACAGTGGTTTGCGGCCGCGGGGTTTTGGGGAGGTATTTTTCTTCGGGTCTTGTTTTTCGTGCGCATCCAGCTCAGGGTCAGTGACCAGCTCGGCTTCATCGAACAACAGGTACTGAGACGGGTTGGTTTTCTCGCTCGAAGGTGTAAAGCGTTTGATTTTCAGCAGCCGGACGACTTCTTCAAGGATGGCGATATGTTCTGACTGAGACTGAAGTTGTGCTTCTTTTTCGGCTAACTGTGCACGAAGCCACTCAATTTCAGACCGGTTGTCAGCAGAAGAAGTCACGATTAAAAATACCTTAAGCTATTGTTTTAACAGGTATTCATTATATCAGAATTAAACATCAATGTCGCTAAAAGAGCGCCTCGTAATGCAATTTTTTATGGCCTTTCATCAACGAGATATCATAGCCATCCAGCAGCCAGTTGATTTGCTGTCCGGTGAGTGTGACAACCTCTTCTTCTGGTTTCGGCCAGCGGAATTTCTCTTCGGCGAGCGCTTTATAGTAAAGGACAAATCCGTTATCTTCCCACAACAGACACTTGATTTTATTGTGTTGGCGGTTGGTGAAGACATACAGATGACCACTGAACGGGTTATGCCCGAGCTCCAGCTCAACCAATGCACTGAGACCGCGGTACGATTTACGGAAATCCACCGGCTCACGATAAAGGAAGACCTGCACCAGTGCCGGGTCAGGACGCAGTGTCATATTGCTCATTGCAGTGCCTCCAGTAACTGGATAACGGTAGAGAGATTGGAAGATTGAATGTCATGAATGGTCACCCCGCCCGGCAGAGAAAGCGACAGCCCGGTTGTTGGCATTGTCTGCTCAATCCGGGCGACGGCAAAACCCGCCGTGACTGTTGGGGTGTTTTGCTCCGGTGCTTTTTCGTGGCGTTGTGCTTTGGTTTTCCAGTAATAAAAAGCTTTAGCGCTGAGATGGTGTTCCCGGCAGTATTGTGCCTGCGTCATGCCGGATTGTTTCCAGGATTCAATATGTTTCAGCCAGATATGGGGGTTAAGGGAAGCCATAGTGTTTAGTCTCCATCAATCATGTCGGCAGACATGATGCGGAGTTCTGTTTCACAATTGAAGTCTGTGGAGTATTAAGCGCTTACAGTGCATTAGATTTTTCCGAGAGTTAGTTACTGTTACCGATACACGGTTGGCGTTGTTGTAAATTTGTTTACGGTATTCAGATTACGAGGATGGACCGTCAAAATTTGAGCTACCACAGCCAAAACTGTCATCGAACAAATTAGAGTCATCAAAGCAACTGCTGGTGGTGTCATTGAGTGCTGATGAGCTCATTAAGGAATTTGATGAATTCGTGCCATAATTGTGAAACAGCACTCCATCAATCATGTCTGCCGACATGATTGATGGAGAATAAACACCATGGCATCCCTTCCCCCCGACATCTGGCTGAAACATATTGAATCTTGGAAACAATCCGGCATGACGCAGGCACAATAATGCCGGGAACGACATCTTAGTGGTAAAGCTTTTTATTACTGGAAAACCAAAGCACAGCGCCACGATAAATCGTCGGAGCAAAACACCACAACAATCACGGCGGGTTTTGCTGTCGCCCGGATTGAGCAGGCAGTGCCAACAACCGGCCTGTCGGTTTCTCTGCCGGGCGGGGTGACCATTCATGACATCCGATCCACTAATCTCTCTACCGTCACCCTGCTGCTGGAGGCACTGCGATGAGCAATATGACTTTACGTCCTGACCCGGCCGGCGCTGATGCAGGTCTTCCTTTATCGTGAGCCGGTGGATTTCCGTAATTCATACCTCTGTCTGAATGCATTGGTTGAGCTGAAATGGGGCATCATCCCTGTGTATGGCAGGCAGAAATCCGGTTGATCCGGATGTTCTGACTTCTGCCGGATGAATAAGGCCAGATCACGTCGCCGGTTGTGGTGGTTTTCATATCCTGAAAGTTGTCAATACTCATTGTGGTCTGAACCGGTCCTTCGAGAATACTTCCGGTTGCTGCGTCCGCGGTGGCAATCATTAATTTTCCGCCTGATTTCCACCCCAGCAGTAACTGATCATCACCAAGTTTTGCCATATAAGCCCGGAACGGGTAACCGCTGTCCAGATCCGTGGCAACGGTGATTGTCCGGATTTGTTCCGGCTGATCGGAATTGTCATGGAATTTTGCCAGTTTCAGGGTCAGGGTGCTGTCTGCAGTCTGAATGTAATTCATCCAGAATCCATCAGTGGCCGGAACTATACCGCCTAATGCGCGCTTGGTTGGATCGGTATTATTCAGCCAGGTTGAATAATCTGCCTGAGTTGTATTGGTCATGCGGGCCATGCGCATCGCGTTTGGATAAGCATCGCCGTGGCAGACTGCCGCCCAGTTATTGCCGTTATACCCCATACGAACGGACCAGCTGTGGCTGCAACCCCAGTCCCAGCCGCCGCTGAGAAGATCGCCGCTGTTTAAATCGACAAATTTGAGTGTATCGCCGGCGTGGATATCCACTTCTCCCGTGACATTGGGGCGATTGACTGAAAGGGCTGAACGGTAGTAGGCCGCGACTTTATCGCCGTCTGTTGCCAGCCTTGCGGTGTGCCCGTACCACCAGATAAAGTGCGCGTTGTTGGCATCAACATTGGTCTTTTTCGTCAGGGTTGTTCTGGCCGTTTGTGTGCCATTGGCATCCAGCAGCACGACATCCATTTTTCCGCAGACAGCTTTTCCGGGTGTTGCGTCGCTTTTACAGTATTTTGATGAATAAATATCCGGATCATTTGCCATCACAGCCAGTGCGATACCGTTGCTGGTTGCAATCGCATCATGCACTTCCAGACCGCTGAGTGTACCGAGTGTTTTCTGCTGCTGATCCTGAGCGTTTAACTGCATTAAGCGAATTAAATCACCGGACTGATCTTTCCAGGCCAGAACTGACTTTCCGTCTGCAACCGGTGCAATGACTGCCGGGGTATATTCATCATTGGGGGCGGGGTAGCCGCCGGTGGTCTGAACTTCGGTTGATTTCCAGCGTGCACTCAGTGAGGCACAGTCTGAAGAAGCCTGACTTTCAGCTGCACTGACAGTGGCTGCTGATATCAAAAGTGGTGCAGTGACTAACGTACAGATGATGGCACTTCGTTTTTTTCTCATGATGATATCTCTTATTGTTTGATTTTATTTTTGATGCGTCAGCCGCTGACCTATCCGGGGGAATAAAGGACAAATTGATTCAGTTTTTGACGTCATTGATATGAACACACACCGTCTGGCTGACTGTTTATATCCAGGTAACCTGAATCATGTATCTTCAGTTTGTTTGGGTATATGCAACTCAGGTTGGCGTGAGTGATTCATCATAATTGAATAAACATTCTGATTCATAAAGAAAAAGTAAATCGCGCTGCTTTGAAAAAGGAAGATTGTAAGATTGTGATTTTGCTTCAGGATAACAGCGGCCAGTCAAATGACCGCTGGTGACGGATGAGCCCGGGAAGGTGATTCAGGTTGCTTGGGTATATAGTGTCAGGCTGGCAACTGAATCGCATCGAAATCGATACCACTCTCACGGTATAACCGCTGGCATGCGGTGCCATCACTATGAAACAGGTGACATCTGTTTGGTTCAATTCCGATTGTATATGTATCACCGGCTTCAACCGGTAAGGTATCCGGCGCCCGGTAAATAACATCGGCATCTGCGCTTTCGAGGTGCAGATAAACCTGAGTTTCATTACCCAGCTTTTCCACAATCTGAACCGAACCTTCAATGGTTGCTTCTGCGCGTTCTGCATGCAGCAGATGCTCCGGACGGATGCCGAGTGACATTCTTTCTCCGGGCTGTACGTTTGTGCCGTCGACCGGGATCCAGAAGGTTTCACCATTTGCCAGTTGAACCATGACCCGCTCAGCTTCCGCAGATTCAATCTGTACCGTGATGAAATTCATTTTAGGTGAGCCGATAAACCCGGCAACAAACCTGTTTTTCGGATAATGATACAGCTCCAGTGGCTGCCCGATCTGAGCCACAGAGCCGGTATCCAGCACCACAATCTTATCGGCCATCGTCATTGCTTCGACCTGATCGTGAGTCACATAAATCATGGTGCAGCCAAGCTGGCGTTGCAGCTTGGTTATTTCGCTGCGCATATTGACTCTGAGCGCGGCATCGAGATTGGATAAAGGCTCGTCGAGCAGGAACACCCTGGGCTGTGAAACCAGGGTTCTGCCAATGGCAACCCGCTGGCGCTGTCCGCCGGAGAGTGCTTTGGGCTGACGGTCAAGCAGGTGTCCGAGCTGCAGGATTTCGGCGGCGTGATTGACTCTTGTGTCGATCTCTTTTTTATCTGCTTTTGCCAGTTTCAGCCCGAAAGACATATTGTCATAGAGGTTCAGGTGCGGGTATAACGCATAAGACTGGAACACCATGCCAACGCCCCGTTTGGAAGGTTCGGTGTCATTGACTCTTTCATCACCAATATACAGATCGCCGGAAGTAATATCCTCAAGACCGGCAATACAACGCAGCAGAGTTGATTTCCCACAGCCGGAAGGGCCGACGAAGACAACAAATTCGCCTTCTTTGATGTCCAGATTCACATCCCTGGAGATCACGACATCACCATAGGCTTTACATACATTTTTTAACGTGACATTCGCCATGTAGCCAGTCCTCGAATCAATTAGTTATTTTTATCTTTCTGGTTTGTATTTCAGTCTGGTCTGAAGTTGTTACCGGGATGGATGGTGTGGAATCGTACCTGGCTGCAACTTCAGTCAGTCCTGATTGTGAATGCGTTCAGAATATCATCATAAGAAAAGGAAGGTGGAGAGAAAACCTCATCCACCTGTTATCACCCGGGATAAATTCGTCGGTGTACTTTCTGTCTGAAAGTGTCTCCCCCCAAAATACGACGACATTCTGTGACGACTTTCTAAATCAGAGACGTGCTTTATCCGGCAATAAAACAGCGAAACGCGGGTTCGCTGCACGAGACTCCTCTTGGAGGTCTCCAGTCTCTGCGATTAGAGGATGGCGTACATCATCCCGAGGCAATTAATTACAGGGGGAGCGGGGGAGGAGGAGCAGCCCGGATGAGAGCAGTAGACTTACTGATCAACTTCAAAAAAACAAAGATTTAAATTGTGATCCAGATTGGATTCGGTCGTTCATATGTGACCTGTGCCACTATCTTCTGCTGGTTCAGATCACGAAAATATCCCCGGTGATACAGGGCGTAGCGTCCGGGATGATGATTTGATGACAATCTTCTTACATCATGAAACCATGTTGCTTTAGCATGTTATCCGGGGAAACCGGGATTTTCTGGTGGATAACAGGATGAAATAGCAGCGTGTCTGTCAGACTTCCGGCGGTATGTCCGGGATAGCCCTGCGTTTTATTATAAAAAGGATAAAAATATGAAAAAAGCTCTGAGTACTGTTGCTGTCTGCACCTTAGCAGCGCTTGGTTCATTGAGTGTTATGAGTGCGAATGCTGCCATTGCAGAAGGTCAGCTAACTATCTGGATTAATGGCGATAAAGGTTACGATGGTCTGGCGAAAGTCGGAAAATTATTTGAAGCCGATACCGGTATACCGGTGAAAGTGGTCCATCCGGATGGCCTGCAGGATAAGTTTCCTCAAACTGCAGCGACTGGTGATGGGCCGGATATTGTGTTCTGGGCACATGATCGTTTTGGAGGTTATGCAGAAGCGGGGCTTCTGGCAGAAGTTCATCCTTCAAAAACATTAAAAGACAATATCGTCAGCTTTGCCTGGGACGCTGTGAATTACCGGGGAAAATACGTGGGTTACCCGGTGGCGGTTGAGTCGCTTTCTTTAATCTATAACAAAGACCTGGTCGCGGAACCCCCAAAGAACTGGGAAGACATTGCGGCACTGGATGCGAAGCTGAAGAAACAGGGTAAATCCGCGATTATGTGGAATCTTAAAGAGCCCTATTTCACCTGGCCACTCATGGCGGCAGACGGTGGATATGCGTTTAAATATGACCCTGCAAGCGGATACAACATTAAAGATGCCGGTGTTGACCAGATCGGCGTGAAAATGGCGATGAAATTTCTCAAAGGCCTGATTCATCAGAAGGTCATCTCGCCGGATATGGATTACTCGGTTTCGGAAGCGGAATTTAATAAAGGTCATACGGCGATGACGATCAATGGCCCCTGGTCATGGGGAAATATTGAGAAGTCCGGGATTCATTATGGTGTAACCACGTTGCCGAAATTTAATGGCCAGGCTTCCAAACCTTTTGTCGGCGTGCTGTCTGCCGGCATCAGTACCGCATCACCAAACAAAGATTTAGCGGTTGAGTTTATTGAAAATTATCTGTTGACCGATCAGGGGTTAAAACTGGTGAATGACGATAAACCGCTTGGCGCTGTCGCTTTGAAATCTTTTGAAAAAATTCTGGCGAAAGATCCCCGGATTGCGGCAACGATGGAGAATGCCATGAATGGTGAGATTATGCCGAATATTCCGCAGATGAGTGCATTCTGGAGTTCAGTCAAGAATGCGATCATTAATGTGGCTGATGGCCGTCAGTCGGTTGATTCTGCACTGGCGGATGCAAAAAAACAGATGACGAAGTAATGAATATACCCAAACAACCTGAAGATGCAGGGTTCAGGTTGCCTGGGTATAGCTGTGCGGGTTTGTGTATCCGGCAGCTTCAATATCATCCGGGTCTGTTTATTTGCCGGAAGGCAGTAAGAAGAGCAGACCCGCCTTTCTTATATTATGACAAGCTTATTTTTACCATCATTCGTTGGCAGGATTTCTTATGCAGTTAGTTCAGGGTTCGGGAGCTCATGCTTCAGTGAACATACTTTCCGGCAAAAAAAAGCTCCTGAAGTGGGGAGTGTTACTTATCATCGGCATATGCAACGGTTATGCGAGTATTTTAATGTTTTCCCGTGGAGAGCTGGCGTTTGCGATGTTAACCATCGTCTTAACCGCGTTGGCTGTCTTTATCTTCGGCAACCGGAAAGCTTATGCACATCGCTATATTTATCCGGGGATTGCCGGCATGATTCTGTTCATTTTATTTCCGCTGGCTTACACCGTCGGATTGTCATTCACCAATTACAGCGCCAAAAATCAGTTATCGTTAGCGCGTGCGCAATCTGTCTTACTTGATCAGACTTTTCAAAGCGGGAAAAATTTCCCCTTTACCCTTTATCAGGGACAGGCAGGATACCGGATTGTGGTGAAAACAGAGAATACTGTACTTGTCACGGCGCCGTTTCGCTTTCAGGATTTATCAGCCAGGGAAAAGTCCCACTTTCAACAAACGTCTGGTGACCGGATGACTTTATCCGTACCGGATTTTTCTCTGACTGATCAGACCAAAGCGAAGCTGAAAACCGTGATTCAGCACCGTAAGTTGCTGGGGCAGGTGACACTGGAAATGCCGGATGGTGCTTTGATCCGGATGAATGGTCTGAGAAAATTTGCAGCGGTTGCTCCATTGTACTCACAGGTCGATGGGGGACAGACACTCCATAATCATCAGACCGGACAAGATCTGAAACCAAACATGAAGGCGGGTTTCTATCAGCCGGTGAATGAAGCGGGGGAATTTACCGGACAGCCGGTTTCTCCCGGTTTTATTGTGAACACCGGCACCGCGAATTTTCAGCGGGTCTGGCAGGATGAAGGGATTAAAGAGCCATTTATCAGTATTTTTATCTGGACGGTGGTCTTCTCTGTGGCAACGGTAGTGCTGACGCTGGCAATTGGCCTGGTACTGGCAAGTATTGTGCAGTGGGAAGCCCTGAAAGGCCGGGCCGTGTACCGGGTATTGTTGATTTTACCCTATGCGGTGCCGGCGTTTATCTCGATTCTTATTTTCAAAGGGTTATTTAACCAGAGTTTCGGTGAAATTAATCTGGTGCTGAAAGCGCTGTTTGGCCTCAGTCCGGCGTGGTTTTCCGATCCGTTTCTGGCCAGGATGATGGTGATTATCGTCAATACCTGGCTGGGCTTTCCCTATATGATGATTTTGTGTATGGGCTTACTGAAAGCGATTCCGGATGATTTATATGAAGCGTCTGCGATTGACGGGGCCGGGCCATTTTATAATTTTATGAGAATTACCGTCCCGTTGATGATTAAACCGTTAACGCCGCTTTTGATCGCCAGTTTTGCCTTCAACTTCAACAACTTTGTGATGATTTACCTGCTGACTTCCGGTGGCCCGAATATGATTGGGACGAGTGAACCCGCCGGTTATACGGATCTGCTGGTGAGTTACACCTACCGGATTGCATTTGAAGGGAGTGGCGGCCGGGACTTCGGGCTGGCGAGTGCCATTGCCACCCTGATTTTCTTACTCGTAGGGGCGCTGGCGTTGTTTAATTTGCGTTTTACCCGTTTAGAACAGGACTGAGGAGCTGATAATGGCAATGGTACAAGGTAAAAATCTGAAATACCGGGTCTGGGCGACGCATATTGCGTTGTGGATTTTTCTGTCAATGATCATCTTTCCGCTGTTAATGATCGTGGCGATTTCATTTCGGGAAGGGAATTTTGCAACCGGAAGTCTGATCCCGGATCATCCTTCGCTGGAGCACTGGAAACTGGCGTTTGGTTTTGCGGTGACCAATGCCGATGGTACGGTAACGCCACCGCCGTTTCCTGTGCTGACCTGGCTATGGAACTCGGTCAAGATCGCCGGGATTTCGTCGGTGTTTATTGTGGTTTTATCAACAACGTCAGCATATGCGTTCGCCCGGATGAAATTTGGTGGCAAGAGTATGATTCTCAAGGCGATGATGATATTTCAGATGTTCCCGGCGGTGCTGGCACTGGTCGCTTTATATGCTCTGTTTGATAAGCTCGGCCAGTATATTCCGTTTCTGGGTCTGAACACCCACGGCGGGCTGATTTTCTCTTATCTGGGCGGTATTGCCCTGCATGTCTGGACGATCAAAGGCTATTTCGAGACGATTGATAATTCGCTGGAAGAAGCCGCAGCACTTGACGGCGCGACACCCTGGCAGGCGTTCCGTCTGGTTCTGCTGCCTTTGTCGGTTCCTATTCTGGCCGTGGTTTTTATTCTGTCCTTCATCATGGTGGTCGGGGAAGTGCCGGTCGCTTCACTGCTGTTGTCTGACATCAATAAATATACGCTGGCTGTCGGGATGCAGCAGTATCTCTATCCGCAAAATTATTTGTGGGGTGACTTTGCTGCAGCCGCTGTGCTTTCCGCGGTGCCGATTACATTTGTTTTCCTGCTGGCACAACGCTGGCTGGTCGGCGGTCTGACGGCCGGTGGTGTCAAAGGGTAAGCGATTCAGTTTACGCCTGAATAAGTGCCGGGCCCTGTGATGTGGTCCGGTATTTTTTTCAGTGCGGATTGCTCTCAGAACAAATGGTTCTCAGAGTAGATTGTCTTCAGAGTAGATAGTTCTCTTTATCGCAGCGAAAATTTATAACTCTCTCATTTCTAAATGATATTTTCTGATCATTCATCACAGAACAATGTATCTTATAATCAACTATGTTTATATTGTCTGATACTTAACAGAACAAATTTGTTCTGTTAAGAGGCGGGTTATGAGTAAAAAAGATGAAGTCACATCACTGCAACAATTAAATCAGGTTCTGGAGTTAGTGAAAACCTGGTCTGAAATCTCGGCATATCAGAAAAAGATCACGAAAAATTATCAGAATATGCTCTGGGGAGCTGAATCGTTTGAGGAGCTGATCAGTCTGTGCCCGAAATATCTGCAACAGACGATTAACCCGTGGAGCTTTTCTTTAATCAGCCTGACCAAAGAAATGAAAGGAAGCCCCAATCAGGAATCAAAAATAGTCCAGGAGGTCGCCAGTTATGGTAGCCAGCTGGGAACAGTGATTGATTTTCTTAAACTGTTGGCTCAGGAAGGGAAGGTCAACGCCAAAGCGCTTGCGGATGAGCCGGAAAAACTGGCGATATTGTGTAAGTTTGAGTCACTGGTTGATCAGATTGAACGATGCAAAAAATAACACAGATTTCGGGGGAGATGATGTATAAACCGAGCTTCAGGCCCGGTTTTTTTTCATTCAGTGCGAATAAAATCAATCTCTTATAGCCATATTGATACCCTTTGCCAAAATTGACACCGATTGTATTGAATTTGCAATATTGGTGTGACAAGTTTCTTATGCATGTTTATTTATTATCAATCCGGTATTTATCACTGGTATTGATTTAACTTTGTGTTTATTTAGGGAACAGATAATGAGAAACTTTCAACGTCACCTGGCAGTAGCCTGCTGTTTGCTGAGTACAGCAGCGTATGCCGATAATTGTATGATGGGCTGCCCGTCCGGAGTGAACAATGGCAAAACAGTCACCCGTTCGGTTTATACGCTGAAAAATAATGCAACCACAAAATTTGCAGACTGGGTTGCTTACCATGTCACGAGCAAAACGGTCAGTGGCCCGACACGTAAGCGTACATGGAAAACCGATCCGGCACTGAATGTCTCGAATACACTGGAGCCATCTGATTATAAGAATGCCCATGCGACGATTCATACCGATCGCGGACATCAGGTGCCTTTGGCATCATTCAGTAATGCAGCTGACTGGGCTCAGGTTAACTACATGTCGAATATTACCCCTCAGTCTTCTGACCTGAATCAGGGGCCGTGGAATAAGCTGGAAAATGCGGTCCGTAAATATGTTAAATCCGGT includes these proteins:
- the tnpA gene encoding IS66 family insertion sequence element accessory protein TnpA, which produces MASLNPHIWLKHIESWKQSGMTQAQYCREHHLSAKAFYYWKTKAQRHEKAPEQNTPTVTAGFAVARIEQTMPTTGLSLSLPGGVTIHDIQSSNLSTVIQLLEALQ
- the malK gene encoding maltose/maltodextrin ABC transporter ATP-binding protein MalK translates to MANVTLKNVCKAYGDVVISRDVNLDIKEGEFVVFVGPSGCGKSTLLRCIAGLEDITSGDLYIGDERVNDTEPSKRGVGMVFQSYALYPHLNLYDNMSFGLKLAKADKKEIDTRVNHAAEILQLGHLLDRQPKALSGGQRQRVAIGRTLVSQPRVFLLDEPLSNLDAALRVNMRSEITKLQRQLGCTMIYVTHDQVEAMTMADKIVVLDTGSVAQIGQPLELYHYPKNRFVAGFIGSPKMNFITVQIESAEAERVMVQLANGETFWIPVDGTNVQPGERMSLGIRPEHLLHAERAEATIEGSVQIVEKLGNETQVYLHLESADADVIYRAPDTLPVEAGDTYTIGIEPNRCHLFHSDGTACQRLYRESGIDFDAIQLPA
- a CDS encoding VWA domain-containing protein: MISESYKVQSPLFNLDSQFTFLDNVPEKFLPVVITNTNGELVERCKSLVNSRNELLVGANPTSLIPLASQSLTDAICKVLEDTGLNRYCAKSEEVTDALLSDILITIDKLQSKASPLVTGLIEQMEEEALSQIKQALEKRKNKRKQTKSISLTNAQQTRIAETASEEVWQQLLSEQNGVGILPSVWQERLAIWAQLEEVFTELGLITGLGFDLSKGVFQSHGWLDLVRLNKLVKKLPKLQDLIRDLGRDEQAEGSVLEEIVIKMSVASRHEKYVVTPLVPMETKGITRSDSVSRMLPQEASLLTNPILKKLWHAKRAEHALLSYSVEGTEVLVVEEQLEKESVGEKQGNKSNKNRGPMVICLDTSGSMKGLPENIAKATVLECLKVAYKEKRCCYVYLFGSKDEVSELDLTLDASGFNDLLHFLTMSFGGGTDAEGPLNKALEKCDSEAWNKADILLVSDGEFPVSSGLSRKINNRREKQGLQVHGIQIGNSDYTSMNKICDPMHYFSAWIDLNH
- the tnpC gene encoding IS66 family transposase, yielding MTSSADNRSEIEWLRAQLAEKEAQLQSQSEHIAILEEVVRLLKIKRFTPSSEKTNPSQYLLFDEAELVTDPELDAHEKQDPKKNTSPKPRGRKPLSADLPREQIFLYLTDEEKMGAKSTFFAKVKEELDIVPAKVRVLEYMQEKAVFSTGEGQHIITAAHPKHPLPGSLGSVGLIAHVLTAKYVDGLPLYRIEKMLSRYGGDISRATLANYVMKSAQVLQPLVNLLRDYQNAGHLINMDETPVQVLKEPGKAATSDKYMWVSLGGPPDKRSVLFHYAPSRGGNVPVELLEGFKGYLHTDGYAGYHAACEKYGLTAVGCMDHARRKFTEAQAAQPKGKKAKVSQADRALSYINKLYHIERQISDLKEKTEYTPAQVVAYRQQHSVPVLEKLKAFLEKYTGKMPKDSLTGKAINYMLNQWPKLVVYCTDGTLRISNILAENAIRPFVIGRKAWLFADSSQGAKASAVCYSLVETAKLNGLEPYDYLHTVLSKLPYAETVEQVESLLPWNIARG
- the tnpB gene encoding IS66 family insertion sequence element accessory protein TnpB (TnpB, as the term is used for proteins encoded by IS66 family insertion elements, is considered an accessory protein, since TnpC, encoded by a neighboring gene, is a DDE family transposase.); translated protein: MSNMTLRPDPALVQVFLYREPVDFRKSYRGLSALVELELGHNPFSGHLYVFTNRQHNKIKCLLWEDNGFVLYYKALAEEKFRWPKPEEEVVTLTGQQINWLLDGYDISLMKGHKKLHYEALF